CGAAACAATATAACAAGGAAAAACAGCTGTGTGTACCCCGAATGCGCATCTTTTCTCCTACACATTGCTACCCGTTATGCTAGTTACTACTGTTCGTCCCACATGTGGTGAATATCCGTTATATATTCTAATAACGGACAATAATAAATAACGAAAAATTAAAATTCCCGTGTTCGTCTTCACCCTTGTTAATCGTCGCGTACATACAGGCAAAATTTGCATTTCAGTACCACCGCTGTTGGTCCTGTTTTTTTCTGTTACTATTGCTATTAAACGTTGGGAATCACGACTAGCTGAGAGAATTGCAACACAAGATCATAGCGCAAATAGCCCAATAAGGGAAGGTAAGGAAATTACTACAATAGATTTTCCAGCACTTCATGAACCGAAATTATTATGCACTGCTCATGGTCCTATGAGTGTTTGCATCTACATTCGTTGGCTATGATGCGATGACAAAAGTAACTGCGTGTTTCGAAAGTTTCATGGGAACAAACGCAATTCTAACTACATTCAATACCATTTACTAAATCTGACTGCTAAATACATGATTTTACAATACGTGTTAGCTGCTCATACAGATCAAATAAAAATGCGTAATTACAACGCTATCGTTTGGACATAGTTGAGTATACCAAGAATAAGCTTCTGGATTACTGCACGTACAGAAAACTATTCCAGCGCTGTGTGAAATTCTCAATCATAATTACGAAAGAGGTAGTGCCCACAAACATAGTCAAAAATATATACCTGAAGTTTGCGTTCAACACTTCAATGCGTGTTGACATTTAACTCTACTTGCACATAAGAACAACTGAAATCCAATAAATTTATAGGTGCTTCTGTGCTGCAGCAATCACTATATGGAAGTGATGGTTTAGCGCGAGTTACCATCTGTTACCTTCAGGCTCCCTATGTCAGCAATACCTACTTTGTTACCGAATATTGGATTTTTCAAAATATTGTGACTTCAGCTTTCGCTAAGCAGTACTGCCTGCAAACTCAGATTTTTTGGCGTCGTAACGTGGCAATCTACAGGTAATCAAAGACACCTGAGGCCAATCCTGCTCTCCGTCTGTTTATACACTCCATGGCCTCAATATAGGTTCCTTATTTTCGATCTATGTAACTTTGTAATTCAAGTAAGCGATTCACAATACAGCTCTCGCACATACTAACTTGTTTATTAGCATTCTAAGAATGAGTTTATGCCTACCTGCCATCTGCGATAGCCTATATTAAATACATATGACCGTTGTAGTCATCACATCTACACTGATTGTCACTGCTAGATATATGATACTTTGTTACGAATCATTGCCCACACGGATATTAATGCTCTCCCTCACATTTCTCTCGAAACTTGATAGCCCGTTTATTTTAACTAACCCAGCTCCTCTTCAGAGTCGGAATACGACAGTTTTATTACCAAATGTATGGTGGGATATCAAAAACAATGCAACAGTTTAACACGGGTATCCATACTTCGATTTCCACTTCACGTATGATCATTTGTTAACAGCTCAGTGATTGAACAATTATTTTAACGTCGATGGAACGATCCTAAAGGCACAGTTAATTTCAATTTTCTGTTGACAGTTTACCTGTGACGATCACAAGTTCCTAATACCTCCTGCAAACTTCTATGATAATTTTTGCAATCCCccacagtccagcacacagttttaatctgacaggaagtttcaatcccCCCAACATACCAAGCACGAAGAGGTGGTCGTTGTTCGTAggtatatatatattcattatatCAGCCTGTTTTCTGACAATCTGGTTAAACTGTCTTTGAAGTGTTTCTCTAGTGAATCTTCGCTTCGCTTTTCGTACATACAGTGTACAACGCAATGAAAATTGCATCTGTCAGTGTACCGAAACAAAAATATCAGTTTCCGCAGTTACTGTTCTGAACACACTTCTCCTGGCGTATCATAATAATAAACAGTATTCAGTTCCAAACATCGAGGGGAGGAACTAGGCTGCACGGAAGAGACTGAACTTATCCATGCTCTATAATCTCACACGTTTGACGCATGCTAACCACAATAGACGAAGATACGGAGGAGCAATCAGTCCGTGTGCTTGCTCTAAACCTAACGCGATTTACAGAAACGAATGAAACCATACGTACGCCAAGTGTCAAGTACCACGCCAGTAAGCTCAGTGTAAAAATTCACTTTTtaaaaataacactaagcagtaAAGCTAATGCTAAACTGAAAATATCCCCCGTTATGCAAATATCTTGAAACCTCCGTAATACTACATAGTACAGTAGCTATAAACGAGACAGCAACAGAAGCGACGTGAAAATAGATCAGAATGTTAAAAGTGAGCTTTTCGGAAAAGAACCCATATAGGCGAATTGTTCTTTAGCATGCAATGAGGAAACACTAACTGACAATTTCATCCTATGCACAGAATTATATGTGAAGAGTTCATCTCTTAACGAGGAAGTAATGAAACAGCTTTTGGTGTAAACCTTGAGCGAAAATGCACATGCCACAAATATGAACACAGATCATGTAGACTAACACTTAGTAATTAGTTCTCTTTAACAGCTAGTACAAGAGCTCACCTTCTACTTTCCCCATGGCCAGGATCGTGATGGTTTTAATTGCAGGAATCGCCCACGCTGCCAAGTGAAAGTATTGGGAATTCGCCTCAATGGCTTCATGACCCCACTTCAGACCGGCAGCCAAGAACCAAGTCAGTGTCAATACGACCCACCAGATTGACGATGCCATACTAAAAAAGTAGAGGACCATGAAGAGTATTGTACACCATTCATCCTTCGTTCCTTGCGTGATTGTAGAAACCATCTGAAGCTGTGCAAGTTCCACAGGTGCCTGGAATGGTCTTCGACACGCAACAGAGTCACCCGCGGCAAAGCCCACTACATACGCCAGAGCTATCATGAGGTAACACAGTGAAAGAAATATGATTGGTCTTTCTGGGTACCGAAAGCGATCTGTGTCAATTAAGAACGTCAGTACAGTGAATAAACAAGATATTGCACACAGGATTGACCACACGCCTACCCACACACGGGCAAAACTCCTCTCGTCACTTGTGAAAAACATGCCGTCACAGGGTGCACCGCAATCTTCTTCAACCTTGTCACCAACTTTCAACGAATAACCGTACATTTTGGGAACTTTAAACTGAAGGGGGCAAACGAAACCGCGATCTTTTCCTCCAACTGGAAACTTTGGGCCTAAATCGTCAAGTACAGAATTAGAACCAACAGCAGTGGTATCGAGTGGGTAGCCAGATGGGTTATtcgtttctttctttgtgttatttTCCCCAACGCAAAGTTCATCTTGATCAGGGAAGCGTGAGCATTCTAATTCCTCTGGCCATTGAAAACCAAATCTGTTCATTAGGTCCTCACAACCACTTCTAGCAGATAAACAAAGTGACCTGCATGGAGGAAggggataatccagcacagtacACACAGGAACATACACTGAACACAAGAAGAACTGCAAGTCTGGACTACATTTCACTTTCACTAACGGAAAATATTGGTGAACAACCATTCCAGCGTCTTCTTGTTTCTGATGATGAAA
The genomic region above belongs to Schistocerca serialis cubense isolate TAMUIC-IGC-003099 chromosome 6, iqSchSeri2.2, whole genome shotgun sequence and contains:
- the LOC126483933 gene encoding frizzled-7, which codes for MNAHVNRWLLWNWAITLVSVYASQHGGTSKITDTDTLPHHGRCEPITVPFCLDLQYNTTIMPNMFHHQKQEDAGMVVHQYFPLVKVKCSPDLQFFLCSVYVPVCTVLDYPLPPCRSLCLSARSGCEDLMNRFGFQWPEELECSRFPDQDELCVGENNTKKETNNPSGYPLDTTAVGSNSVLDDLGPKFPVGGKDRGFVCPLQFKVPKMYGYSLKVGDKVEEDCGAPCDGMFFTSDERSFARVWVGVWSILCAISCLFTVLTFLIDTDRFRYPERPIIFLSLCYLMIALAYVVGFAAGDSVACRRPFQAPVELAQLQMVSTITQGTKDEWCTILFMVLYFFSMASSIWWVVLTLTWFLAAGLKWGHEAIEANSQYFHLAAWAIPAIKTITILAMGKVEGDILSGVCYVGVWDAESLRGFVLAPLFAYLVLGTVFLMAGFVSLFRIRTVMKHDGTKTDKLEKLMIRIGVFSVLYTVPALVVLACLFYEQALFDSWMMTWSRDMCSKSGKYAIPCPPPSADPPRRPDFEFFMIKYLMALIVGITSSFWIWSGKTFNSWREFFHRLQGRPAQAYV